In the genome of Xyrauchen texanus isolate HMW12.3.18 chromosome 33, RBS_HiC_50CHRs, whole genome shotgun sequence, one region contains:
- the LOC127626820 gene encoding proto-oncogene Wnt-3: protein MDLYLVGYLMCMWLSWSRVLGGYPIWWSLALGQQYSSLGSQPILCGSIPGLVPKQLRFCRNYIEIMPSVAEGVKLGIQECQHQFRGRRWNCTTIKDNLAIFGPVLDKATRESAFVHAIASAGVSFAVTRSCAEGTSTMCGCDSHHKGPPGEGWKWGGCSEDAEFGVLVSREFADARENRPDARSAMNRHNNEAGRMTILENMHLRCKCHGLSGSCEVKTCWWAQPDFRLLGDYLKDKYDSASEMMVEKHRESRGWVETLRAKYAFFKHPTERDLVYYEVSPNFCEPNPETGSFGTRDRVCNVSSHGIEGCDLLCCGRGHNTRTEKRKEKCHCIFHWCCYVSCQECVRVYDVHTCK from the exons GTCCCTGGCCCTTGGGCAGCAGTACTCATCCCTTGGATCCCAACCCATCCTGTGTGGCTCCATTCCTGGCTTGGTGCCCAAACAGCTGCGCTTCTGTCGCAATTACATTGAGATCATGCCCAGTGTAGCAGAGGGAGTCAAACTGGGAATCCAGGAGTGTCAGCACCAGTTCCGTGGCCGCAGATGGAACTGCACCACTATCAAGGACAATCTAGCCATATTTGGTCCAGTACTTGATAAAG CCACACGAGAGTCTGCATTTGTTCATGCAATTGCGTCAGCTGGAGTGTCGTTTGCAGTGACCCGTTCGTGTGCAGAGGGGACCTCCACAATGTGTGGCTGTGACTCCCACCATAAAGGCCCGCCGGGAGAGGGCTGGAAATGGGGCGGCTGCAGTGAGGATGCCGAGTTTGGAGTTCTGGTGTCTCGGGAGTTTGCTGACGCTCGCGAGAACCGCCCAGATGCTCGGTCTGCCATGAACAGACACAACAATGAAGCAGGACGAATG ACCATCCTGGAAAACATGCACCTGCGCTGTAAGTGCCATGGGCTTTCGGGCAGCTGTGAAGTGAAAACTTGCTGGTGGGCGCAGCCTGACTTTAGGCTGTTGGGAGACTACCTGAAAGACAAGTACGACAGCGCTTCTGAGATGATGGTGGAGAAACACCGGGAGTCCAGAGGCTGGGTGGAGACATTACGTGCAAAATACGCCTTCTTCAAACATCCCACAGAGCGAGACCTTGTCTACTATGAGGTATCGCCTAACTTCTGTGAGCCGAATCCAGAAACGGGCTCGTTTGGCACCCGTGACCGTGTCTGCAACGTGTCCTCTCATGGCATCGAGGGCTGCGACTTGCTGTGCTGTGGCCGTGGCCATAACACACGGACAGAGAAACGCAAGGAAAAATGCCACTGCATCTTTCACTGGTGCTGCTACGTCAGCTGCCAGGAGTGTGTGAGAGTCTACGATGTGCACACGTGTAAATAA